The genomic segment CACCGACGGCGAGGCGCGGATGAAGATTCGGCCGGAGATGGTCGTTCATAACGAGGTGCTCGACTCGCTTATCGAGGAGGACTTTCTCGACGCGGACGACGAGCTCGTCATCGAAGAGCTTCGTCGCAATGCGGAGGCGATGGGCCTGGATGCCGACGCGGTCGTCGCCGCGGCCAAGGCCGCGAAGCGAGAGCCCAGACGGAGAGTGGATGCACCAGAGCCCTTCCCCGTTAGCCCGCAGCGCGAGCGCAAGGAGGCGCAGAAGCGCCTGAACGAGCGCATCAAAACGACCGCGAAGGTGCTCTTGAACAGAGTGGAGCTTACGGCGGGTGGCGGCGAGATCTCCAATAGGCTCCTCCCAAACCTGAGCGGCGCAAACATCGTTGCGGCGATCCAACTCCTGAACCAGAGGGTAAACAAGGCGGTCGGTAACGCTCCGCGGGGCCAGTGGAGCACCGAGGAGCTGAAGAGGGGGATGGACTTGCTCTCGGACGTCCTCGACGCGGAGGTGCGCAGGCTGAAGGTCAAGCAGCGCGAGGACGCGGAGACCCGGAAGTCCAAGACGACGAAAGGGGACAGCTAGTGTCGAAGCGTGGCCCGACGCCGTCTCTGATCGGCAGCACGCATGGGAGCGTCTCGTACCACGTCGCCGGAAGAGAAATGGAGTGCCGGCGATGCAACAGGCAGATGGTCAAGGGAACCGAGTGCTTCCAAGTGACGAAGCCCGGACAAATGGGACCCGGAAGGGCGTACTGCACGGATTGCTTTGCGGACGTGCTCGATCAGACGCAGCAGAAGCTCGATGAGCTACGGGAGAAGCTGGACTCCTGTGCCTCCTAAGGGGAAGTAGCGGCCTTTTTCGCTTGGCTTGCGAACCTGCCGGATACGCACCTCAGCTCTTGAGTTGGTGACTTCTCCTTCTGGCTACAAACCGACCTCAAAGAGGTTGTTGTGCGGCGACTGCTTTCGAAATTGAAACGGTCAAACCTCTAAACGAGCCCTAAGAGTTGATTTATGATTGCACGTCTTAATCCGCTTCGAAGCTGTCCTTGTAGTCGATCTTGAGGGCCGGATCCTGGTCCGCCTTGCGTAACAGGCAATTGCCGACGGCGAGCAGATCCATTTCCGTCGCCATGAAGCAACGAAAGGCGTCTTCGGGCGTACACACGATCGGCTCGCCGCGCACGTTGAAGCTGGTATTGACCAGCACCGGACAGGCGGTCTTTTCCTTGAACCGCTCGATCAGGCCGTAAAAACGCGGATTGGTGTCGCGGTGAACGGTCTGGATGCGGGCCGAATAATCGACATGCGTGATGGCCGGGACTTCCGACCGTGGCACGTTCAGCTTTTCGATGCCGAACAGCGCCTCCTCCTCGGCCGTCATCCTGCGCCGCCGTTCCTCCTTGGCGCCCGCGACCAGCAACATATACGGGCTGTCGGCGTCGAGTTCGAACCAATCGGCGACATCCTCGCGCAGCACCGCCGGTGCGAAGGGGCGAAACGATTCGCGATACTTGATCTTGAGATTCAGCGTCTTCTGCATCGACGGCGAGCGCGGATCGCCGAGTATCGAACGGCCGCCCAAGGCCCGCGGTCCGAATTCCATGCGGCCCTGGAACCAGCCGACGGTCTGGCCGTCGGCCAGGGCGTCGGCGACCGTATCGAACAGCACGTTTTCGGCCAGGGTTTCATAGCGGGCGCCGGCATCGGTCAGTCTGGTTTCGACGGTTTCCTGATCGAACACGGGACCGAGATAGGAGCCGCGCATGGCATCCCCGGTCCCATTGAGCCGCCGCTCCTGGCCTTTGAATTGATGGAAGGCGTTGAGCGCCGCGCCCAACGCGCCGCCGGCATCGCCGGCCGCCGGCTGGATCCACAGACCGTCGAAAACGCCCTCACGCAGGACCTTGCCGTTGGCGACACAATTGAGCGCCACGCCGCCGGCGAGGCACAGGTTGCGCTCGCCGGTTTCCGCCGCCAACCCCCGGGCCAGCCGCAGCACGACTTCCTCGGTGACCGCCTGGATCGATGCTGCGAGGTCCATTTCGCGCTGGGTCAGAAGCTGATCGGCGGCGCGCGGCGGACCGCCGAACAGGGCGTCGAACCGGCGGTTGGTCATGGTCAGGCCGGTGCAATAGTCGAAGTAGTCCAGGTTGAGGCGGAACGAACCGTCCGCTTTCAGGTCGATCAAATTGTCGAGGATCGTCGCCGCGTATTTCGGTTCGCCATAGGGCGCCAGGCCCATGACCTTGTACTCGCCCGAGTTGACCTTGAAACCGGTGTAGTAGGTGAAGGCCGAATAGAGCAGGCCGAGCGAGTGCGGGAAGTGGATCTCGTTGATGATGCGCAGCCGATTCCCGTCGCCGATCCCGGCCGAGGTCGTTGCCCATTCGCCGACCCCGTCCATGGTCAGCACCGCCGCCGTCTCGAAGGGGGACGGAA from the Alphaproteobacteria bacterium genome contains:
- a CDS encoding carbamoyltransferase, with amino-acid sequence MVRILGISAFYHDSAAALLVDGDIAAAAQEERFTRKKHDSGFPHYAIEYCLAAAGIGLGDVDHVAFYDKPFLKFERLIETYLAFAPRGFRSFSMAMPVWLKEKLFQKALLKRELKSYAPDYDWDKRLLFSEHHLSHAASAFFPSPFETAAVLTMDGVGEWATTSAGIGDGNRLRIINEIHFPHSLGLLYSAFTYYTGFKVNSGEYKVMGLAPYGEPKYAATILDNLIDLKADGSFRLNLDYFDYCTGLTMTNRRFDALFGGPPRAADQLLTQREMDLAASIQAVTEEVVLRLARGLAAETGERNLCLAGGVALNCVANGKVLREGVFDGLWIQPAAGDAGGALGAALNAFHQFKGQERRLNGTGDAMRGSYLGPVFDQETVETRLTDAGARYETLAENVLFDTVADALADGQTVGWFQGRMEFGPRALGGRSILGDPRSPSMQKTLNLKIKYRESFRPFAPAVLREDVADWFELDADSPYMLLVAGAKEERRRRMTAEEEALFGIEKLNVPRSEVPAITHVDYSARIQTVHRDTNPRFYGLIERFKEKTACPVLVNTSFNVRGEPIVCTPEDAFRCFMATEMDLLAVGNCLLRKADQDPALKIDYKDSFEAD